One Dioscorea cayenensis subsp. rotundata cultivar TDr96_F1 chromosome 19, TDr96_F1_v2_PseudoChromosome.rev07_lg8_w22 25.fasta, whole genome shotgun sequence genomic window, TGAATGGTCATGTTGATGAGTATAGTCGCCAAGTTTGGGCTAGTGAGATCCTTGATGCTCATCCTAACCATGTTCTTAGCAAGCCTAGTTCTCATGGTGAGCATGTTGTGCATCGGATCATGATCGTCTCTCCCGAGTCTGAGCTCAAGCGTGgtcatatttattttctaattccTTCATCTTCTGTGCCagagaagaaaaaattgaagaaaaagaatattaaacataaagaaTCACCGGTGACTAAAGTTACTGATCAGAAGGAGTTTCGacaaaggaaaaataaacaTTCCGGTGGAAATGGTATGTGGCGACCACATCTTGAAAGCATCTATGAAGATCTATgagatctatttttatttttatttttatttttatttttatttttgaggccTTATATTTTTTGCAAATCTTTATGTATGTGATGGTTTGTAGTTGGcccttttcttaattttaatttttcttgtttgtggATATTATTGGGGAAATACtttgtttctagttttttttttcctcccacTTACATGGAAGTGAGTGGAAGTTGTGTCACTTTCGCGACTTACGAAGATGGTTTCATTGGGAAGTGAGGCACCAACCGACGAGCGGaaagtggaaaatgaagaagaaaaaggaagatgaGTTACAAGCTTGTAATCATAAGCAGTTGCACCTGTAGCCAATGGCAAGCCAAGTTGtgtaaaaagtaataaaagagAGGCTTTGTTAAAGCTTTAATCATATGCtttgtattctttttaattGAGTAATGTTGGTGCGCATGAACAAGGACTTGCAACTTAAGCAATTACTTTAGACCATAAACAGTCAGTCACTCAATCAATCAATCTATAAAGatttaaagttttcttttttaaagtcttaattttgaacaaaagcattttttgttttaatgcaATATAGACAAatcatcataaatattttttattattttattttaactatgtgttatgtattaaaaaaaaaatctaatttttaatttttttgtgtagAAATCAAATACTTTATTATTTGACCATTGTGATAGAGATTAAgagtttaaaatataaataaataaataactataataccAAAAGAATGAACCGAAGAAagtatgcttatatatatatatatatatacagatatatGAGATCGATATGGTTAATGCCTGCATGTGTGAGTCTAGACCAATTATCTCGGATCAAGTTCATGTGATCatattttcattgttattttggAGTTAGATCTTTTTTGGAGTTAAAATAACTCGATCCCATTTCTCAATGTCTACAACTAAGATTAAACAGGAATAAATTAAGAAGTCATTGCAGTGAATAAAAAGATTGAAGCTCAATAATCAAGAGAGAAAGATCAAACTTTGTTAGTGTGCCTTCTTCTACATGAACTTATTAGATAG contains:
- the LOC120250228 gene encoding uncharacterized protein LOC120250228, with protein sequence MGNSLRCCLACILPCGALDVIRIVHLNGHVDEYSRQVWASEILDAHPNHVLSKPSSHGEHVVHRIMIVSPESELKRGHIYFLIPSSSVPEKKKLKKKNIKHKESPVTKVTDQKEFRQRKNKHSGGNGMWRPHLESIYEDL